AAATCGCTATCTTTGCAATGTGCTTACTCCAAGAATCACTCGTTGAATGTCTACGCTTAGCATCCGAACCATGTCCCCGATCCTTAGGGAGTAATAGTTCTAGAGGATTAGACTGGACGCAAGCGAACTTCTCATTGCAGATGCATGAGCACCGCAGAGAGAGATTAAGCAGAGCAGCGAGTTGATTCAGAAgagggaaaattttggaatacCCCTGTTTCAACCAGTTTAACTGTAACAACCTTGTTTTTTCCcctaacaaaatttaaaataaattaaaccgAAAGAATTACTTTATAATGATATAATTGAATTTAAAGAATTTCTAAACGCTACTTTCTAAAGAAGTATCGCTCAGGTACTTCAATTATTTTGACCTGTAATGTAACTTTTCATTACTATCACATGCCATTCTCTTCTTCCATTCTTCCATAGCCATctgatatatttttatttgattatatAAATTTTTGTTATCATTAATTGTATTGTTGTAATTTATTGTACTTATTTTTACCTATAAAAgatcataagaaaaaaaccatactATCCGCCTTTTGCATTATTAATAAGGATCTGACAAGTACTATATTCTCTAAAGCTTTACACTTAAATTTTTGGTCTGACATAGTTGCTATTTACTTGTTACTCCTACCTTATCAAGTCTAAAATAGCAGTTCTTTCATCTCCATCTCTCATCTCCATCTCACATCGGTTGAGCGCGGTGAGCCAGTATACCTGCTTGGGGAACTGCCGGTGCTGTAGCTGTAACTTGCATGGAGAGGACATTTTGCTGGATGATGTGAATGGATGCCACTGATATGTATGAACTACCTGCACTTTGATAACTCCACAAGTAGTATAAATATATCTAATAAAATGATGGAGGTtagagtgtctggcgttaatcaatccattGTGATGCGCccacacgttcacttcaattcagaatcggggatgaagggcttgatgagcactagggcgtattcgaacctacgatcgatcgtgcagacagcggagcctctaaccgctacactacaccaaCCCCAAATATACCTAATATGTCGTAGCAGtagtaaattaataatagtacaTTTATAATAATACACCCAATATCTAATACCTAACTTTCCtgagttttggttttttggttttttgtttaGGATTTTCCACATTTCGTCGTTACTGAATCATCTTTTTGCCGCAATCGGGAACACGGGACTGTTCCCtgctcattctactctttttgctgcttttttactctgttttttctatgtgttttttttgtactcaTCCTTGCACCATCCTTTTTCCTCCTTgaacgtaataaataaatgaaaaaacaaataaattcaaattattGTCTTGTTGCTGAAGTAATTGCTTGAAAATGTGTAATTTTGGAAGATTGACGGACGATTGTGTGAAACATACCAAGCACATACGTTTATGGACaagaaattataattatatagaAGGAaggattttaaagaaattacgTCTTAAAgtcaacagaacaaaaaatcagTAACACTACCTGcctttgaaattatttgcatttttttgttaaaacgTTGATGTTGACATAAAAACGATTATATTATCCTACATCCGAAAGAAAACATGCAGGAATTGAATGTGTTCCCGttgagaaacgaaaaataacaattatttcttttaattataCAGGCATAGATAAAGATGTGCTAACGTTTTTCAGCTTGCCGGTCAGCTACACTAAGTTGAACATGTTTGCTTAACAAAACACATTACAGTATAAATCTTTGGAAatttgatattattttttgtgaaaccCTGGTAAAGCTCTGCTGTAATTATTCAAGTGCGAATTTTACTAATTTGGGTTTTAGGGAACttcattgaagaaaataattttggagAATTTCTCTAAAGAAATAGAGCAGTCAAGCAATCAACCTCTGAATCCTTCATGTTTTATCGTGAATGCTATTCGTGTTCAGCAGCTTGGGACCCGAGGTCCTTGTCCTAAACTTCTcgtgttttttaaattgtagtaATTTATCAAAGTAAACAAGTAGGAATTTGGCGAAACGTTGTAGCCagcattttcaaatattataaCAGAGCTTTAGATTTCTGGAAGCTGAAAATATTGCTTATTTTCTGCATAGATTTCTGAGCACTGTTTGTGCTTGGTGATATTATTATCTAATGAATGGAAAAAGCAGCATGCCCATCGCACATTCGCGCGTCAATAATCGTCTTCCATCAGCTGACGTCTTCTAATTTGCATATCATCGTATGTGGATTGTTCGAAGACGATGCATTAGGCTTCGGCTATGGCTGCTGCCGTCGTTTAGAACGCTCGTTTATCAGGATATTTCGTAAATTATGCATATTGGTTAAGCGTAAGGAGACTTATCGCCACAAATCAGCGGCAAATCTTGAATACAATTAGAACAGAGCcgtttattttagttttcgcATTTAAGTAGTGTAAgttattcttgattttttctcttgcattCGCATAGAATATTAtctaggaggaaaaaaatcactatctGCAATAGTAatatacttgaaaaaaaatatcactgTCTTTCTTCTAAACCATCTACTACTATCTACGGAATGGATTGATTAGATTGACTAAGAAGTGGAGAAACTGTCcgtctttttaatttttaaactttttcctTATTCATATAGGTTCTACTTTAGTTATGAAACGTAGTGTTTTTTTAGGGTTGATTCTCCTATGCCCAgtattttgttcatttaatTTGCCAACATAATTGACATTCTAAATGTACATTTAGAAAGTAACCAAATCTTGTGTAAAGTAGGTGAGAAATCGCTGAGGAGGAAGAATTTGTAATGTTtaataactttcttttttcatactgTAAATTCAAATATTCACAGGACCGTGTAcaacaaatacagaaaatcAGTCAACACActctataaaaataaaatttcttccatcCTTTTCAcataaaacatgaaattttgttttaacataataacatttaacattttaacattaaaaaatgTCTGATATCCCTGTGATATAACTTGAGATTTTTTAAGGCTGATTTTTCTGATAAAACTACTGCGGTAAATTTTTGCATATCTTCGAATTGTAATGTAAGACGACTTTACATTCGTATAGCATCggtaataataagaataagagtttattttttataactaCTTTCAATAAATCTCCCTGGGAAGAGACACTTTTAGGCAGTTTTGCCTTTCTTCGTTAGACGATGGACGATTGTGCAGTTCGACATTCTGCATGTCAAAGCACCGTTGTTCAGGAGCTCATCTTCCTACAGGAACCTTCCGGAACCAACGTTCATCACATTTTGCATTGCTGTCAGTAGAAGCAAAACCAGTATTGTCAGGATCGTTGCCGTTACCCACCGTTACCGCTGACCTTCAGAATCGTATGTATTTCTTCGTCAATGAAGCACGCTTAGCAGCCCACAAGTGTCTGGCTCCTAACCGAAACACTCAAaaacatcaccccacaaatctgaggtggcgcggATTTTAGgtcgagtattcgtatacgggatagtaccatttcttaataattggcgtaaaaaacggccccgaagatgcggcgcatgcacaaggctggcgcgcttcagaCGAGCTcgtcgtggaaaatagcgcgccggaacgctcgaagtcgcatCATCCGGGCGGCCGATTTTTatggcaactaggaagaaatggacgaaatctttcttctctctataatctacgactccgtataggcataatccactccatcgtagattaaaggcatcatcccagaTTGTGGGGTGATATTTGAGCTATGGCCTAGATTTGTATTGATATTTATCAGCAGCTAATCTTTTGGTgctttcgccttcgtcagagcctggaaaaatcaaattcattAGTGATTTGTTCTCTCAAGCACCTTATCACCTACAGAAACTATACCACCAACCACAGAAAGCATCGAAatggtaggcaaactcaagcAGCAACACATTGCCTAGTGCTTTCCTCATTAGCTAGatttggtaacgcaacagaccaccacgcgCCACAATTATGAGTCAGAAGGGTATGATCAGGTTCTTATGAAAAACGCTTCCGTCAGGtccctgtaaaaaaaaaacttccctgtatcacaactacgagtcacaaggatTTTATAGGGACCTGACGGAAGGGTTTCTTTACAGGGGCCTAACGAAATGCTTTGCTGCTGCTGAACTGCTTTGAATGCTTTCTATAAGGCGCCTGAGAAAATAAATCGCTAATGGCTTTGATacaaaagaacatctgctgtCGGCAACgaacgagaaaagaagtcgtctacgatgATTGTgaactcgaggactccttgtcccaaggtgactggcacatcgaggaggaccccaCTGGACTACGatatgctgctcagaggattacgaacCTTTGCCGACTGTGACtggaagccgcgcacgacaaacttggatcgaatttcgaagaccaccaaagagttgttggaaagaagaagggttTTGAGGAGGTTCGATCCCAATGCACCGCACACTGAGCGGTTAgaagcaaacactagctgcagaaagcgctgcaggaggatcttttgaaatatagGCACAATAAAATACTCCGCGAATaaaatattccgctagcaaccttgctgagcgaagaagggactcgcacgtcttctcgtggtgagatggaaatcattgcgGAGAGGTtttactcgaaccttttccgttcatcaacttctGTGTCAAGCTGGATCGTTCCCCACATAGGTTGTATCAAGAGATCTGCACACCACCTGATTTATTCTCCTTTCGGAaatacgagtcgctatcatgatttaagagcatgaaacctggttcaccataagaaaggtgaccttcggaactaccgtccgatatgcttgctgagcgtttTATACAAAGTGTTCACCacgatcatcctcacgcgcatttTCAGGACGCTgaatgaagcccagcctcaagaacaagctggattccgtcaggggttcagctgcttggaccacaacCAGACCGTGTTAAGGGTcgtagaggtttgccgggaataccgcctgccccttctTCTAACTTTTGTCGAccatgagaaagccttcgacagcgtagaaacgaatgcaatactgtcagcgctggtcgatcatgTTGTGGACGCGACGTATGTGAGGATATttgccaattgctacgatgcgcgactaggatacagcttatccaccgccctctcaaaATACAAATTAGAAGGAGGGTACGACAAgacgatactatatcgccgaagctgttcacggcaaCATTACAGTGGATAATGGGATCACtctcctgggaagaaagggtcATACGTGTttatggaagatttctctcgaacctatgtttcgcggacgacaccgtcctcttttcgagcagtaccaaagaagcagaaacgatgctcaacgaattgaacgaagcagggaagagagtAGGACtggaaataaacagaaagaagacacagtttataaagaacgcctactgcgaggacggaggaatacaacttgaaggcCACCAAATCGTGAAAACTTCTTCATACGCATACCACGGACGTTCtatggaaatggaaaatgacttgaaggaaga
This window of the Necator americanus strain Aroian chromosome III, whole genome shotgun sequence genome carries:
- a CDS encoding hypothetical protein (NECATOR_CHRIII.G9718.T1) — its product is MGSLSWEERVIRVYGRFLSNLCFADDTVLFSSSTKEAETMLNELNEAGKRVGLEINRKKTQFIKNAYCEDGGIQLEGHQIVKTSSYAYHGRSMEMENDLKEELNIRMRAAWAAFAEEWTLEGLKKR